A region of Silvimonas iriomotensis DNA encodes the following proteins:
- a CDS encoding DUF411 domain-containing protein produces MLFKKHLLVLALASATALAQAGTAVTLYKNAGCSCCEAYIAYLKSAGFSVKAENAADMGAIRQRYGSANAASCHTMRIAGYTVEGHVPVAAIKQLLQKKPAIVGISVPGMPMNSPGMGEEKPGTLPVYTLKTANSQPTTEFGRF; encoded by the coding sequence GTTCAAAAAACATCTTCTGGTTCTGGCGCTGGCCAGCGCCACCGCACTGGCGCAAGCCGGTACCGCTGTCACCCTTTACAAAAATGCCGGCTGCAGCTGCTGCGAAGCCTATATTGCGTATCTGAAATCGGCCGGGTTTAGCGTCAAGGCAGAAAACGCTGCTGACATGGGCGCCATCCGCCAGCGTTATGGCTCGGCCAATGCCGCCAGTTGTCATACCATGCGCATAGCCGGCTATACCGTAGAGGGCCACGTGCCGGTTGCGGCCATTAAACAGTTGCTGCAAAAGAAACCCGCCATTGTCGGGATCAGCGTGCCCGGCATGCCGATGAATTCGCCAGGCATGGGTGAAGAAAAACCGGGCACCTTGCCGGTGTACACGCTTAAAACAGCGAACAGCCAGCCGACCACCGAGTTCGGCCGCTTCTGA
- a CDS encoding multicopper oxidase family protein, translating to MDRRSFLRLGGLTIGTLALAPHTWAAEDPHAGHMSMPMAPADNTPLLPVADMPAGRALPALQKLKNQSNPAGQFQATLTAAPRTVQFKPGLDTVVWAYNGQTPGPLIEVYEGDVLEIRLVNQLTQPTTIHWHGLPVPPAQDGNPGDEVAPGTERTYRFVLPAGSAGTYWYHPHPHGHTAEQAYMGLAGPLIVRSRRDPLVGMPEQHLVFSDLKLGADGKIAGNNDMDWMNGREGQFVLINGALQPVITADGMQRWRLWNMCNARYLNLSLGGQPFRLVGTDGGLLEHARAITQLLLAPGERAEIVVMGDGPVDLQALAYDRGLMGDAPAPQALTLAKIALSGGATRPIPSHLRQITPLTPGGVQKRVVFSEQMSMAGGVHSMTPLVNGKSYDMNRVDLLSQRGAVEAWSLVNDSDMDHPFHLHGTQFQVASRTRNGQTIPEPFLAWRDTINLRPNETVLIHVVQQQAGPRMFHCHILEHEDRGMMGILSVV from the coding sequence ATGGATCGTCGAAGCTTTTTGCGGTTAGGTGGTCTCACCATAGGCACGCTGGCACTCGCCCCACACACCTGGGCGGCAGAAGACCCGCACGCCGGGCACATGAGCATGCCCATGGCGCCCGCCGACAACACGCCGCTACTGCCCGTGGCGGACATGCCGGCCGGCCGCGCTTTGCCCGCTTTGCAGAAACTGAAAAACCAGTCCAATCCGGCCGGGCAGTTCCAGGCCACCCTGACCGCCGCCCCGCGCACCGTGCAATTCAAGCCGGGGCTCGATACCGTGGTCTGGGCCTACAACGGCCAGACACCGGGCCCGCTGATCGAAGTCTATGAAGGCGATGTGCTGGAAATCCGCCTTGTCAATCAGCTGACCCAGCCCACGACCATCCACTGGCACGGCTTGCCGGTGCCGCCGGCGCAAGATGGCAATCCGGGCGATGAAGTCGCCCCCGGGACCGAGCGCACTTACCGCTTTGTTCTGCCCGCCGGCAGCGCGGGGACGTACTGGTATCACCCGCACCCGCATGGCCACACCGCCGAACAAGCCTATATGGGCCTGGCCGGCCCGTTGATTGTCCGTTCGCGGCGCGACCCGCTGGTGGGCATGCCCGAGCAGCATCTGGTGTTCTCCGATCTCAAGCTGGGGGCTGATGGCAAGATTGCCGGCAATAACGACATGGACTGGATGAACGGGCGTGAGGGCCAGTTTGTGCTGATCAACGGGGCCTTGCAGCCCGTCATCACCGCTGACGGCATGCAGCGCTGGCGCTTGTGGAATATGTGCAATGCGCGTTATCTCAACCTGTCGCTGGGTGGTCAGCCATTCAGATTGGTGGGTACGGATGGCGGCCTGCTGGAACATGCGCGCGCCATTACCCAGCTGTTGCTGGCGCCGGGCGAGCGGGCCGAAATTGTGGTGATGGGCGACGGCCCGGTTGATCTGCAGGCACTTGCTTATGATCGCGGCCTGATGGGCGACGCGCCGGCGCCACAGGCACTGACCCTGGCCAAAATCGCGCTCAGCGGCGGCGCCACACGACCCATTCCGTCACACTTGCGCCAGATCACCCCGCTCACCCCGGGTGGCGTCCAGAAGCGCGTGGTGTTCAGCGAACAGATGAGCATGGCCGGCGGCGTACACAGCATGACACCGCTGGTGAACGGCAAAAGCTACGACATGAACCGCGTTGATCTGCTCAGCCAGCGCGGCGCAGTCGAAGCCTGGTCGCTGGTCAATGACTCTGACATGGATCACCCCTTCCACTTGCATGGCACGCAGTTCCAGGTCGCCAGCCGCACCCGTAATGGCCAAACCATCCCGGAGCCCTTCCTGGCCTGGCGCGACACCATCAACCTGCGGCCCAACGAAACGGTGTTGATCCACGTGGTGCAGCAACAAGCCGGCCCGCGCATGTTCCACTGCCATATTCTGGAGCACGAAGACCGCGGCATGATGGGGATATTGAGCGTGGTGTGA
- the ettA gene encoding energy-dependent translational throttle protein EttA, with translation MSMLRVSKIVPPKRQIIKDISLSFFPGAKIGLLGLNGAGKSTVLRIMANVDKEYDGEVQHLAGVKIGYLEQEPKLDAEKTVREEVESGMGEVMDAQKRLEEVYAAYAEPDADFDALAEEQARLEAIISAGAGDNTALQLELAADALRLPPWDAKIGNLSGGEKRRVALCKLLLSKPDMLLLDEPTNHLDAESVEWLEQFLVRFPGTVVAVTHDRYFLDNAAEWILELDRGHGIPWKGNYSSWLEQKEDRLKQEEATESARQKALNKELEWVRQNPKGRQAKSKARIARFEELSSFEHQKRNETQEIFIPVAERLGDKVIEFKGVSKGFGDRLLIDNLSFAAPAGAIVGIIGPNGAGKSTLFKMIAGKEAPDTGEVEIGQTVQMAFVEQSREGLEAEKTVFEDVSGGLENIQVGKFEMSSRAYLGRFNFKGGDQQKKVGMLSGGERGRLHLAKTLLKGGNVLLLDEPSNDLDVETLRALEDALLEFAGTVFVISHDRWFLDRIATHILAAEGDSQWTFFDGNYQEYEADKKKRLGEEGAKPKRIRYKPVTR, from the coding sequence ATGTCCATGCTCCGCGTGAGCAAAATCGTTCCGCCCAAGCGTCAGATCATCAAGGATATTTCGCTCTCTTTCTTTCCTGGCGCCAAGATCGGCCTGTTGGGTCTGAACGGTGCGGGTAAGTCCACCGTGTTGCGCATCATGGCCAACGTGGACAAGGAATATGACGGCGAGGTGCAACACCTGGCCGGCGTGAAGATCGGTTATCTGGAACAGGAACCGAAGCTGGATGCCGAAAAAACCGTGCGCGAGGAAGTGGAAAGCGGCATGGGCGAAGTGATGGACGCGCAAAAGCGTCTGGAAGAGGTCTACGCCGCCTACGCCGAACCCGATGCCGACTTTGACGCGCTGGCCGAAGAACAGGCCCGCCTCGAAGCCATTATCTCTGCCGGTGCCGGCGACAACACCGCGCTGCAACTGGAACTGGCCGCTGACGCCCTGCGCCTGCCGCCGTGGGATGCAAAAATCGGCAATCTCTCCGGTGGTGAAAAGCGCCGCGTCGCACTGTGCAAGCTGCTCTTGTCCAAGCCGGACATGCTGCTGCTGGACGAACCGACCAACCACCTGGATGCAGAATCGGTGGAATGGCTGGAACAATTCCTGGTGCGTTTCCCGGGTACTGTCGTGGCCGTGACCCACGATCGCTATTTCCTGGACAACGCGGCCGAGTGGATTCTGGAACTGGACCGTGGTCACGGCATTCCCTGGAAGGGCAATTACTCCAGCTGGCTGGAGCAAAAGGAAGACCGCCTGAAGCAGGAAGAAGCCACTGAATCGGCCCGCCAGAAAGCGCTGAACAAAGAACTGGAATGGGTTCGCCAGAACCCCAAGGGCCGTCAGGCCAAGTCCAAGGCGCGGATTGCCCGCTTTGAAGAACTCTCCAGCTTTGAGCACCAGAAGCGTAACGAAACCCAGGAAATCTTCATTCCTGTGGCCGAGCGTCTGGGCGACAAGGTCATTGAATTCAAGGGCGTATCCAAAGGCTTTGGCGATCGTCTGCTGATCGACAACCTGAGCTTTGCTGCGCCGGCAGGTGCCATCGTCGGCATTATCGGCCCGAACGGTGCCGGTAAATCCACCCTGTTCAAGATGATCGCCGGCAAAGAAGCGCCGGATACCGGTGAAGTCGAGATCGGCCAGACCGTGCAGATGGCGTTTGTCGAGCAATCGCGCGAAGGTCTGGAAGCCGAGAAAACCGTGTTTGAAGACGTCTCTGGCGGTCTGGAAAACATCCAGGTCGGCAAGTTCGAGATGTCCAGCCGCGCCTACCTGGGCCGCTTCAACTTCAAGGGTGGCGATCAGCAGAAGAAAGTCGGCATGCTCTCCGGTGGCGAGCGCGGCCGTCTGCATCTGGCCAAGACGCTCTTGAAGGGCGGCAACGTGCTGCTGCTGGATGAACCGTCCAACGATCTGGACGTGGAAACCCTGCGTGCGCTGGAAGACGCGCTGCTGGAATTCGCCGGCACCGTGTTTGTGATCAGCCACGATCGCTGGTTCCTGGACCGGATCGCCACGCACATTCTGGCGGCCGAAGGCGACAGCCAGTGGACATTCTTCGACGGCAACTATCAGGAATACGAAGCCGACAAGAAAAAGCGTCTGGGCGAAGAAGGCGCCAAGCCCAAGCGCATCCGCTACAAGCCGGTCACGCGTTGA
- a CDS encoding YkgJ family cysteine cluster protein — MPVVPHKKLYHISTLENLDTWARYKQAMCMDCQATCCTMPVEVKLPDLVRIGVVDPFEAEHEAPKNIAKRLEKARVIRHFNFKTSVFTLAQRSSGDCIYLDAETRLCTVYDRRPNTCRNHPKIGPKPGFCAYRNR, encoded by the coding sequence ATGCCCGTCGTACCTCACAAAAAGCTCTACCACATCTCTACCCTGGAAAACCTGGACACCTGGGCCCGCTACAAGCAGGCCATGTGCATGGACTGCCAGGCCACCTGTTGCACCATGCCGGTTGAAGTCAAGCTGCCGGATCTGGTGCGTATCGGAGTGGTTGATCCGTTTGAGGCGGAGCATGAAGCGCCCAAGAACATTGCCAAACGGCTGGAGAAAGCGCGGGTCATCCGGCATTTCAACTTCAAGACCAGCGTGTTTACCCTGGCTCAGCGTAGCAGCGGCGACTGCATTTATCTGGATGCCGAAACCCGCCTGTGCACCGTGTATGACCGGCGCCCCAATACTTGCCGCAATCACCCCAAGATCGGCCCCAAACCCGGCTTTTGCGCTTATCGCAACCGTTAA
- a CDS encoding 2OG-Fe(II) oxygenase, whose product MSLTVPFPNPVRDWIISNLQRGCAAPDVVRELTSNNVTEELASAMVNAVMQALIAGSPLPDGQLLLAPPAYQADPCRLPACPVVTCGDREIRILSRMSKPTSAVLGNVVSAREAEQLIDLARPRLRPSTVVDPATGMDVVADHRSSEGMFFRLMETPLLEKLDRRLATLTGLPVENGEGFQILHYRTGAGSAPHYDYLTPSNVANAESITRSGQRIITIVIYLNDVLAGGETVFPDTGWAITPQLGNAIYFEYGNAAGQIDPASLHASAPVLKGEKWVATKWIRERRFISR is encoded by the coding sequence ATGTCCCTGACGGTTCCTTTTCCCAATCCGGTGCGTGACTGGATCATCAGTAATCTGCAGCGTGGCTGCGCCGCGCCGGATGTTGTGCGCGAACTGACCAGCAACAATGTGACCGAGGAGTTGGCGAGTGCGATGGTCAACGCCGTCATGCAGGCGCTGATTGCGGGCTCCCCGCTGCCTGACGGGCAGTTGTTGCTGGCGCCGCCGGCGTATCAGGCCGATCCGTGCCGTTTGCCGGCCTGCCCGGTGGTGACGTGCGGCGATCGTGAAATCCGCATTTTGTCGCGCATGAGCAAGCCGACCTCTGCCGTGCTAGGCAATGTGGTCAGCGCACGTGAGGCCGAGCAACTGATCGACCTGGCCCGCCCGCGCCTGCGTCCGTCCACCGTGGTTGACCCGGCCACCGGCATGGATGTCGTGGCCGATCATCGCAGCAGTGAAGGCATGTTCTTTCGTTTGATGGAAACGCCGTTGCTGGAGAAACTGGACCGTCGCCTGGCCACGCTGACCGGCCTGCCGGTAGAGAACGGCGAAGGGTTCCAGATTCTGCATTACCGCACCGGCGCCGGCAGCGCGCCGCATTATGATTATCTGACGCCCAGCAACGTGGCCAATGCCGAATCCATTACCCGCAGCGGGCAGCGCATCATCACCATTGTGATCTACCTGAACGATGTACTGGCCGGCGGCGAAACGGTGTTTCCCGATACCGGCTGGGCCATTACGCCGCAACTGGGCAATGCCATTTACTTTGAATATGGCAACGCAGCCGGGCAGATCGATCCGGCCTCACTGCATGCCAGTGCGCCGGTTTTGAAGGGCGAGAAATGGGTGGCGACCAAATGGATACGCGAGCGGCGGTTTATCTCGCGCTAA
- a CDS encoding cytochrome-c peroxidase yields the protein MQHLIRIAVCLLPIVLAACGGGSDNATTTTSAPTTTPTPAPSAATASAPLSLSAQVGHKLFFDATLSGSGKMSCATCHDPNFAYAAPNNLAVQLGGTDLLQAGTRAVPSLRYKEFTPAYADLLDNPDGVSVPGPGGGFTWDGRSPTLADQSSIPLLSANEMANASPADVVAKVKAAAYAPLFLQAFGNDAFTDTSKAFANIQAALQAYQMEDQSFHPFSSKFDLYVANKIGGNMTAAELRGLTVFTDANSGNCASCHYQGAGLNGSSALFTDFSYETISVPRNMDIPANQNAAYYDMGVCGPLRTDHLPASPGAANSFCGLFKAPTLRNVSLRGAFFHNGVIHSLYQLVHFYNTRDTNPEIWYPTVGGTPKATPDANFPTYGLITTQYTGGTVQKFNDLPAAYVGNIDPQMPLDSRAPGATPPMTEAQMSDLICFLNTLTDGYQAPANPPAHGTCVD from the coding sequence ATGCAGCACTTGATCCGGATTGCCGTTTGCCTGTTGCCTATCGTGCTCGCCGCTTGCGGCGGGGGTAGCGACAACGCCACCACAACAACCAGTGCGCCGACCACGACGCCTACGCCTGCGCCCAGCGCAGCCACTGCTTCGGCACCCCTGAGCCTGTCGGCCCAGGTAGGCCACAAACTGTTTTTTGATGCCACGTTATCGGGCTCGGGCAAGATGTCCTGCGCCACGTGTCACGACCCCAATTTTGCCTATGCGGCGCCCAACAACCTGGCCGTACAGCTGGGTGGCACCGACCTGCTGCAAGCCGGCACGCGCGCCGTGCCCTCGTTGCGCTACAAGGAATTCACCCCGGCCTATGCCGATTTGCTGGATAACCCGGACGGCGTGAGTGTGCCTGGCCCCGGCGGCGGTTTTACCTGGGATGGCCGCTCGCCCACGCTGGCCGACCAAAGCAGCATTCCGCTGTTGTCGGCCAACGAAATGGCCAATGCCTCGCCGGCAGATGTAGTGGCCAAGGTGAAGGCCGCGGCGTATGCGCCGTTGTTCCTGCAGGCGTTTGGCAACGATGCTTTCACCGATACCAGCAAGGCCTTTGCCAATATCCAGGCGGCATTGCAGGCCTATCAGATGGAAGACCAGAGCTTTCACCCGTTCTCCAGCAAGTTTGATCTGTATGTCGCCAACAAGATTGGCGGCAACATGACGGCGGCGGAGCTGCGTGGTCTGACGGTCTTTACCGATGCCAACTCGGGTAACTGCGCTTCTTGTCACTATCAGGGTGCCGGTCTGAACGGAAGCTCTGCGCTGTTCACCGATTTCTCTTACGAGACCATCAGCGTGCCGCGCAATATGGATATCCCGGCCAACCAGAACGCCGCCTATTACGATATGGGCGTGTGCGGCCCGCTGCGTACCGACCATCTGCCGGCCTCGCCGGGAGCAGCCAACAGCTTCTGCGGCCTGTTCAAGGCGCCGACTCTGCGCAATGTGTCCTTGCGTGGCGCGTTCTTCCACAACGGCGTGATTCACTCGCTGTACCAGCTGGTGCACTTCTACAACACGCGCGATACCAATCCGGAAATCTGGTACCCGACCGTGGGAGGCACGCCCAAGGCCACGCCGGACGCCAACTTCCCCACCTACGGTTTGATCACCACGCAATATACGGGTGGTACGGTGCAGAAGTTCAACGATTTGCCGGCTGCCTACGTGGGCAATATCGACCCGCAAATGCCGCTCGACAGCCGTGCGCCGGGCGCCACGCCACCCATGACCGAAGCGCAGATGTCTGACCTGATCTGCTTTTTGAATACGCTCACTGATGGCTACCAGGCCCCGGCCAACCCGCCGGCGCATGGCACCTGCGTTGATTAA
- a CDS encoding outer membrane protein assembly factor BamD, whose product MNKILPRIAAFAVAALLLAGCASTPDEQDETKGWSAEKIYNEGKNEQSSHNWDRSTKLFEALEARYPYGRFAQQALLEMAYNQYKNMDAQPALASLDRFMKQYPAHPSMDYALYLKGLVNFNETQGFLSALAKQDMAERDPKAARDSFDAFKELVDRYPDSKYAEDARSRMAYLVGALANHELYVAKYYYRRGAYLAAANRGKGLVENFGNTKMVEPALGIMVRSYDKLGLTELRDDAKRVLLQNYPNTVVLEDSYWKTGSWWTLW is encoded by the coding sequence ATGAACAAGATTTTACCGCGAATCGCCGCATTCGCAGTGGCTGCTTTGTTGCTGGCCGGTTGTGCGTCCACGCCGGACGAGCAGGACGAGACCAAAGGCTGGTCGGCCGAGAAGATCTACAACGAGGGCAAGAACGAGCAATCGAGCCATAACTGGGACCGCTCCACCAAATTGTTCGAGGCGCTGGAAGCGCGTTATCCGTACGGCCGTTTCGCGCAGCAGGCCTTGCTGGAAATGGCGTACAACCAGTACAAGAACATGGATGCCCAGCCCGCACTGGCTTCGCTGGATCGCTTCATGAAGCAGTATCCGGCTCACCCCAGTATGGACTATGCGCTGTATCTGAAGGGACTTGTCAACTTTAACGAGACGCAGGGTTTCCTGTCTGCGCTGGCCAAACAGGATATGGCCGAGCGTGACCCGAAAGCCGCCCGTGACTCGTTCGACGCCTTCAAAGAGCTGGTCGACCGCTATCCGGACAGCAAATATGCCGAGGATGCCCGCAGCCGCATGGCTTACCTTGTCGGTGCGCTGGCCAACCATGAACTTTATGTTGCCAAGTACTACTACCGTCGTGGCGCCTACCTGGCTGCAGCCAATCGCGGCAAGGGCCTTGTGGAGAACTTCGGCAACACCAAGATGGTGGAACCGGCGCTGGGCATCATGGTGCGTTCCTACGACAAGCTGGGGCTGACCGAACTGCGTGACGACGCCAAGCGCGTGCTGCTGCAGAACTACCCCAATACTGTCGTCCTGGAAGACAGCTACTGGAAGACCGGCTCGTGGTGGACCCTCTGGTAA
- the rluD gene encoding 23S rRNA pseudouridine(1911/1915/1917) synthase RluD, whose product MMNPELEPDDYSDFAQPRILAVPQECAGSRLDAALAQLLPDYSRNRLAGWVKDGLVTVDGQPATPKTKLWGGETLSVDIQPDPEEVAFQPENIELDVIYEDDAILVIDKPAGLVVHPGSGNWSGTLLNGLLHHYPELKTVPRAGIVHRLDKDTSGLMVVARTLVAQNHLVKQLQAHTVKRHYLAIAQGLVKRDGTVDAPIGRHPKERTRMAVVGTGKHAVTHYRVLEKFDGFTLIECRLETGRTHQIRVHMSHLGHPLAADPVYSGRAKRLEPEIMLALEDFSRQALHARKLSLTHPVTGKVMSWRSPIPLDFESLLNVMRAQAGLDETWDEEEDWGDDEHDMEVIYVRD is encoded by the coding sequence ATGATGAATCCCGAATTAGAACCCGACGATTATAGCGATTTCGCGCAGCCGCGTATCCTGGCCGTACCCCAGGAATGTGCTGGGTCCCGACTGGATGCCGCGCTGGCGCAATTGTTACCTGATTATTCACGCAACCGGCTGGCCGGCTGGGTGAAGGATGGCCTTGTCACCGTTGACGGCCAGCCTGCCACACCCAAGACCAAGCTGTGGGGCGGCGAGACGCTGTCTGTCGATATCCAGCCTGATCCGGAGGAAGTGGCATTCCAGCCGGAAAACATTGAACTGGACGTCATTTACGAAGACGACGCCATCCTTGTGATCGATAAACCGGCCGGGCTGGTCGTCCATCCCGGCAGCGGCAACTGGTCCGGCACCTTGCTCAACGGGTTGCTGCACCACTACCCCGAACTCAAAACCGTGCCCAGAGCCGGCATCGTACACCGTCTGGACAAGGACACCAGCGGCTTGATGGTGGTGGCGCGCACGCTGGTTGCGCAAAACCACCTGGTCAAACAACTGCAAGCCCATACCGTCAAGCGCCATTATCTGGCGATTGCCCAGGGCCTGGTCAAGCGCGACGGTACGGTTGACGCCCCGATTGGCCGTCATCCCAAAGAACGCACGCGCATGGCGGTGGTAGGCACCGGCAAGCACGCAGTAACGCATTACCGGGTGCTGGAGAAGTTCGACGGCTTTACCTTGATTGAGTGCCGCCTTGAAACCGGCCGCACACATCAGATCCGCGTGCACATGTCGCACCTGGGCCATCCGCTGGCGGCAGACCCGGTTTACAGTGGCCGTGCCAAGCGGCTGGAACCGGAAATCATGCTGGCGCTGGAAGACTTCAGCCGTCAGGCCCTGCATGCGCGCAAGCTGTCGTTGACGCATCCGGTCACCGGCAAGGTCATGAGCTGGCGCTCGCCCATTCCGCTTGATTTTGAATCGCTGCTCAATGTCATGCGCGCCCAGGCGGGTCTTGATGAGACCTGGGATGAAGAAGAAGACTGGGGCGATGACGAACACGATATGGAAGTCATCTATGTCAGAGACTAG
- the pgeF gene encoding peptidoglycan editing factor PgeF, giving the protein MSETRTDPFFLMPDWPAPANVMALMTTRHGGVSSAPWDGFNLGTHVGDHPEAVAANRALLRQHLPAEPKWLNQVHGTAVSLTGHCDADASVARAADDVCVIMTADCLPVLFCDRAGTVVAAAHAGWRGLCNGVLEATLESMQCPAEEIMAWLGPAIGPDQFEVGAEVREAFMAHDPQAASAFKPGATDGKWLADIYALAGQRLAAAGIGSIHGGGLCTVSDSRNFFSYRRDKQTGRMAALIWLTS; this is encoded by the coding sequence ATGTCAGAGACTAGAACCGATCCCTTTTTCCTGATGCCGGACTGGCCCGCGCCAGCCAACGTCATGGCGTTGATGACGACGCGTCATGGCGGCGTGAGCAGCGCCCCCTGGGACGGTTTCAATCTGGGCACGCATGTGGGCGACCACCCCGAGGCGGTCGCCGCCAACCGAGCCCTCTTGCGCCAGCACCTGCCTGCCGAGCCCAAGTGGCTTAATCAGGTGCACGGCACGGCGGTATCGCTGACCGGCCATTGCGACGCTGATGCCAGCGTGGCCAGGGCGGCCGATGATGTTTGCGTGATCATGACGGCTGACTGCCTGCCGGTGCTGTTCTGTGATCGCGCGGGCACCGTGGTTGCCGCCGCCCACGCCGGCTGGCGCGGGCTGTGCAACGGGGTGCTGGAGGCCACGCTGGAGAGCATGCAGTGCCCGGCCGAAGAGATCATGGCCTGGCTGGGCCCTGCCATTGGCCCCGATCAGTTCGAGGTCGGCGCGGAAGTGCGCGAGGCGTTCATGGCACATGATCCGCAAGCGGCCAGCGCCTTCAAGCCTGGCGCCACCGATGGCAAATGGCTGGCCGATATCTACGCCCTGGCCGGCCAGCGGCTGGCGGCAGCGGGCATTGGCAGCATTCACGGCGGCGGTTTGTGTACCGTCAGCGACAGCCGCAATTTCTTTTCTTACCGGCGCGACAAACAGACCGGCCGCATGGCGGCGCTGATCTGGTTGACGTCCTGA
- a CDS encoding Lar family restriction alleviation protein, translating to MSGTTTEIQPCPRCGAHAEVRKAGANRVWLECSKYGRNGNCSMISTPQPNRKEAIAAWNKLK from the coding sequence ATGTCCGGCACCACCACCGAAATCCAGCCCTGCCCGCGCTGCGGCGCCCACGCCGAAGTCCGCAAGGCCGGCGCCAACCGCGTCTGGCTGGAGTGCAGCAAATATGGCCGCAACGGCAATTGCAGCATGATCAGCACGCCGCAGCCCAATCGCAAAGAAGCGATTGCCGCCTGGAACAAGCTCAAGTAA
- a CDS encoding peptidoglycan DD-metalloendopeptidase family protein, whose product MLAATLAACSSTPEEPVGTGYYRVQKGDTLYRIAVNNGQSVNNLARWNNLKDATAIEVGQVLRVKPPGSTTASSKPAPAKPATAQATTPTPVPTAAPKIALIWPAKGPELKTSATRNNGIDIGGDKGSPVVAAAAGKVVYAGEGIRGYGKLLVIKHNQDYLTAYAHNNNLLVNEGDQVSQGQKIATMGDSGADRVMLHFELRYKGKAVDPTDFLP is encoded by the coding sequence ATGCTTGCCGCCACACTGGCCGCATGCAGCAGTACCCCCGAAGAACCCGTCGGCACCGGTTATTACCGCGTGCAAAAAGGGGACACGCTCTATCGTATTGCCGTCAACAACGGCCAGAGCGTGAACAACCTGGCGCGCTGGAACAACCTGAAAGATGCGACGGCGATTGAAGTCGGCCAGGTCCTGCGGGTAAAACCGCCGGGCAGCACCACCGCCAGCAGCAAGCCCGCGCCAGCCAAGCCGGCTACTGCGCAGGCGACCACGCCCACCCCTGTCCCCACGGCGGCACCGAAGATCGCCCTGATCTGGCCCGCCAAAGGGCCGGAACTGAAGACCTCTGCCACCCGCAATAACGGTATTGATATCGGTGGCGACAAGGGCTCGCCCGTGGTGGCCGCTGCCGCCGGCAAGGTGGTGTATGCCGGAGAAGGCATCCGTGGTTACGGCAAATTGCTGGTGATCAAGCACAATCAGGATTACCTGACCGCCTACGCCCACAACAACAATCTGCTGGTCAACGAAGGTGACCAGGTCAGCCAGGGCCAGAAAATTGCCACCATGGGCGACAGCGGCGCGGACCGTGTGATGCTGCATTTCGAGTTGCGCTACAAGGGCAAGGCCGTCGACCCGACGGACTTCCTGCCGTAA